A portion of the Salminus brasiliensis chromosome 9, fSalBra1.hap2, whole genome shotgun sequence genome contains these proteins:
- the LOC140562181 gene encoding C-type mannose receptor 2-like, with the protein MIICKNFWIGLGQKPKQITKNWIWSDGSNFTYRDWKSGEPNNKGSDNCVELLSKHVYKWNDAKCLNLNPFVCYKEIPLTLIKQNKMWREALRYCREKHVDLVSVHTEDIQHQVEFVTKGASTANVWMGLRHTCTLSFWFWVSGEFPCYQNWAPGNGTEEEGCSGGERTGAVQSGSKQWVSLPETQKLNFICSIISEENGRRSKVFN; encoded by the exons ATGATCATCTGTAAAAATTTCTGGATAGGACTGGGACAGAAACCTAAACAGATCACCAAA AACTGGATCTGGTCAGATGGGAGTAATTTCACATACAGAGACTGGAAATCTGGAGAACCAAACAACAAGGGAAGTGATAATTGTGTGGAATTACTGAGTAAACATGTATACAAATGGAATGATGCCAAGTGTCTCAACCTAAATCCATTTGTCTGCTACAAAG AGATCCCTCTCACCCTGATTAAACAGAACAAGATGTGGAGAGAAGCTCTGAGATACTGcagagagaagcatgtggacctgGTCTCTGTTCACACTGAGGACATTCAGCACCAGGTGGAGTTTGTTACTAAAGGTGCCTCCACTGCTAATGTGTGGATGGGTTTGCGTCACACCTGCACTCTTAGCTTCTGGTTCTGGGTGAGTGGAGAGTTCCCCTGCTACCAGAACTGGGCTCCAGGGAATGGGACAGAGGAGGAAGGCTGCAGTGGAGGAGAAAGAACAGGAGCAGTTCAGTCTGGAAGTAAGCAGTGGGTCAGTCTGCCAGAGACCCAGAAACTCAACTTTATCTGCAGCATCATCTCTGAGG AGAATGGAAGAAGAAGCAAGGTGTTTAACTGA